The following DNA comes from Bacteroidota bacterium.
AGAATGTATTGACCACTTAGTAACACTTTTTCAAAGACTTTTATATAATCTTCCTTAAATGCTTTTGCTTCTTCCCCAAGAGCCGCATAAGGGACCGTCCATTGTTTTTGTGTCATGATTTTTCGAAAGTTAATTTTGATACTTTTAGAGCCAAATCCCAAACATCAATTAAATATCCTGGAATATCATAGAATTTAGCCTGATCACGATTTATAAATTTCAGGTCTTGGCCTTCCATACACTTATAATTTTGAATTTCATCATAAAATGCCCAATAAACTGTTAACATATATGGATTCCAACCCTCAACGTGGTCTTCGAATTCAGTAAGTAATTTCAGATCAGGGCAGTCATAATTGGTTTCTTCAAGCAATTCTCTGCGTGTACAGGTTTTCATATCCTCATTTTGTTCAGCATGTCCTCCTGGGGGTACCCATTTTCCTGAATGTCTAAGGCCTTCTTTATGATCGCGCAGTTGCATCAAAACAGCCCCATCTTTACGAATGAGCATAACAGCCCCCACACGCCCAGATAATCGATTATCATTAAATGCCATTTGTGTTCAATTTTTAAGACTTAGATTTTAATCTCCTAAATGTCTTCTCAATACCATCGGCTAATGTTGTATATCTAAAATCAGGAAAAGAAGCTAAAGAGGCAGAATTATCAAACGGTCTGTATCCGTTATGAGGCATTGGCACTAATCTGGGTATGGTGTTTATGATTGTCGGAGGATTAAAATATTCTGAAACCATTTCAGCAATTTCCCGAAACGAAACAGCAGTACCTGTAGCGATATTTAAAACGCCTTCACTATAATGAAGAATAATAAGCCGTAAAAGATTTACCAAATCGTCAATATAAACATGATCGCGTCGTTCTTCCCCTTCTCCAAATAGCGTAATTTCCTTATTGGAAAAAGCAAGCCGAAGAAACTGATTAGGACCATATCCATTATGGGTATCTTCGGCACCATAAAGTAAACTTGGACGCAGTATAGCCATTGGAACAGAACAAACCTGTTTTAACATAATCTCTCTGCACAAATGCATAATACCATGTATTGAACCCGGTTCCGCATTTGAAGTTTCTGTCAGGGGATTAGGTCTATCAGCATAAACAGCATCAGAACTCAAATAAATAAGATGTTTTGGTTGTTTTTTTTCAATAGCGTCACATACTGCTTTCATCATAGAGATGTTTTGAAGAAGCATTTCATTGTTTTTACAGGGAGCAATGGCTGAAATTACAACCAGAGTATCGTATGGATGCAGAATATTTGACAAACGATCAGATGCCTCTGCATCAAACAGATTCATGTTTTTTTCCGTTAAGGCCAGAAAAGGAATTTTATTTTCATATAGATTTTTAACTAGGGAAGCACCGACAAATCCACCGGCACCCATTACAACAACTCTATTAGGAATTGTTTTTACAAAGGTGTTATGTTTAAGCATATGGTAGTTTTCATGATAATTAAGTCTTATTTCTTTTTGATATCAATGGGTGCACCGAGTGTAAAATAATCCAGCCCTGCATTTTTCACCTGCTCATAATCTAAAATACCATACGGATCAATAACAATCTTACCTTTCATCTTTTGTGCAAGTTCATTTGCAGAAATATCTTTGAATTCAGGCCATGCAGTCATAATTA
Coding sequences within:
- a CDS encoding NAD(P)-dependent oxidoreductase, with the protein product MLKHNTFVKTIPNRVVVMGAGGFVGASLVKNLYENKIPFLALTEKNMNLFDAEASDRLSNILHPYDTLVVISAIAPCKNNEMLLQNISMMKAVCDAIEKKQPKHLIYLSSDAVYADRPNPLTETSNAEPGSIHGIMHLCREIMLKQVCSVPMAILRPSLLYGAEDTHNGYGPNQFLRLAFSNKEITLFGEGEERRDHVYIDDLVNLLRLIILHYSEGVLNIATGTAVSFREIAEMVSEYFNPPTIINTIPRLVPMPHNGYRPFDNSASLASFPDFRYTTLADGIEKTFRRLKSKS
- a CDS encoding NUDIX domain-containing protein, with product MAFNDNRLSGRVGAVMLIRKDGAVLMQLRDHKEGLRHSGKWVPPGGHAEQNEDMKTCTRRELLEETNYDCPDLKLLTEFEDHVEGWNPYMLTVYWAFYDEIQNYKCMEGQDLKFINRDQAKFYDIPGYLIDVWDLALKVSKLTFEKS